In the genome of Anabaena cylindrica PCC 7122, the window ACTGCGGTAACGCGCGATCGCAAACTTTCCGCTCAATTTGAGCATACTATAGCAGTCACAGAAGATGGTGTAGAAATCCTGACTTTACCCGAAAGCTCAACGTATCTTTAACGAATCTGGACGTTAATTTGATAGGTTTTTAAAGGAGGAATATTCTTTTCCCAGGGACGTAAATAGTGCAGTTCTAACACAGTTGAACCCGAACTTTGGGCTGAGAATCGGAAAACTTGATTTTCTGATGCTCCTGGGGCTTGATCTGTTAATGGTTCTAATACTGAATCTCCCAAAGGTTTGAGCTTATCAGGATCATTTTTAATCATCTGCCAACTGTAGCCTGTCCCTGGGGTTGCTAACAATTTGACAATTAGAACACTATCTTTTTCAAGAATGATTTGACCATTATTGTTGGTATCATTAACAGTTGCTTCAGAATTTGACATAGAAATATTAGAATTCGCACTTACTTGTAAGACGATATTCAAGGTAGCAAGCAAACAAAAACCTATGAAAAATATAGGTAAAATTCGTTGGGGTAAAAACATAAAAAATTCTAAGTTTAACCTGGGTAATTAATTGCCAAGTCTGTAGTTTTCCTGCCTAGAGGCTTGGCAAAATTAAAACTGTACCTCACTGAACTCAAAACCCCTATATGTAAACAGGATTAATCTTAAATAATTTTCAAATCAATCCTGTTAATCTTTAAATCTTGATCTCACCAATTACCTAATGCGGAGATTTGGGTTGACCTTCAAGGGAGTGATTTTTTCTAACAGTTGAGGAGAAATTTTGTAAAAGTTACTTCTTGCTTGAGTCCAGGCAGCTCCATAACCAACACTGTTACTGTTATAAGCAATCCACATATACCCATTATCACCCCAACCTGTACCCCAAGAATTTTTGATTAACCAAGCTTGTTTTTGATCATCCCAACCGATGAGGGTAACACCATGATTAATTGCTCCACTGGCTTGCTCATTGAATACACCACCAGTGTAAGCTTGAAAAGCAGGTGTAACTCGGACAGCGATCGCTAATGGGCCATACTTACACATCGCCTGTTTCATTTCTTCCACAGTCGGAATTCCTCCGTTAGGCTTGACATATCCCCAAGCTATAGAACGGTAGGGAGTAGATACACCGGGGTTATAAGTATTATTAGTTGCGGTATAAGGTACAGTGCTTTCTGTGGCAGTACCGTTGTTAATTAAGAAATTGAAGGCATTTGACCACCAACCACCACCACAGCTACCTGCTCCACCCCAGTTAACAATGTGCTGTTCTGAAGTATCAGATGCAGTATTATTGCGAATTAAGTTATTACCTTCATAGGCTCCTAGAGTAGCAAACGCCCAACAACTGCCACAACCACCTTGATTCCGCACAGGTGTGACTTTATTTAAATTCCGCCAGTCAAAGGACTTAGCTGAGGCAAAACAGCCACGACGCTTGATTAATTGTAACTCAGGGATTATGTTTGGGTTGAGTCGTTCAAACTTGTCACGTTCAGCTAAATCTACTCTGAGAATGTCTGCTGCCAGTGCATTTTGTGTACTAGCTTGTGCTGGTAAATCATCTGGTGCTTTAGTAGCCGCTAGTTGTTCTAATTTATAATCTAAAGCACTTGTGTAGCCTACTTGGAAAGTCAGATTTTTTACCTGGATATCACGGCGGAGATCCACAAGTTGATTTTTAATTGTGACAGGGGCTTTTTGTTCGCGCTCCAGATAGAAGGGATTAAGTTTGATTTGAGTCGAATTAAGCTCTATAGATGGAGATGAAGGAATTTTCAATTGGGAATTATTTGGTCTTGTCCTTTGAGCAAAAGATATGTTTTGCAACATTCCCAAACTCAATAATGCAATGGTCGATATCTGCAATAATTTGAGGTGTTTCATAAGAATTGCTCAGAAATACTGAGTTAATTAAGTTCAATCTTTAGCGAGGTTTTTTGCTTGCTAATACCACATCTAAACCGCGTCTACTTTGAAAGCTATAGTTTTTGGAAATCAGGGTAAAGCTGAGAACTTATAGCCTTTCCCACTCTAGTTAGATACAAAATTACCCCTCCCCAACCCTCCCCTTACCAAGGGTAGGGTGCGCGACAGCGTGGGTGGGGTGTATTTCATGAGCTTGGGAATTGCTATAAACTACAACTGAATAATATACTTTCCTGAAAAACTCCAGATTTCAACATGAACTGGGTTTAGTGATTATGTAGACTGAAGTTTTTAGATATAGTTCCAGAAATTGACGTAAAAGTAACTATTAATTATCTCTCTCATTTATTAGGAATTCCTTCACAATCACAGGGAATACTCCTTCTGGCTTTTTCTCTACCCTAAGCGTAGTAACTGCTAAGTATGCAGGCAGAATTAATTATACAGATTGTTTTCCTGTTATCTGTTAAGAATTCTCTCTCTCCAACAATGAATTTAATTTTGTCCGACTACTTAACATGACATTACGCCTAAATTTATTAATGACGCGTACGTCTTATAAATAGTCTTCTGAGTTAGAATTTATTGAGGTCAAACTAAAAACATCAACTTTAACAAAGGGTTTTTAATATGCAGTCTGTAGATTCATCAGAGCAAATATGGCAGGATAGTGTAATTGAAGCTGTTACCAATTTAGTGAGAGCGGCTGACGGAGATTTTGAGTATATTGGCAAACTGGTAAATGTTGTCAGTGATTCCTCTGGCTTGGACAAGATAATTGATTTTCTCTCCAAAACTCCTCAAGGAAAACAAGCTTTTCAAAAGCGTCCACGGGTGGGTGATGTGGATTTACAAAAACTCTATAGTCTACCAGCTAATACCTTTGGATATGCCTATGCTCAACATATGCTAGAAAACAATTTACAGCCTTTACAACCAGGGTTAGTAGAAAATGATTACCAATTTTTTTCAGCGCATATCACCGAAACCCATGATATTTGGCATATCGTCACTGGTTGCAATACAAATATTCTGGATGAAATCCAATTAGAAGCATTCTATGTTTCTCAATTATACGCAACACGCTTTTGGTTGGCATTGTTAACGAAAAATCTGCTCAAAGCTGTTGTTTATGATATTGAACTTTCGACAAAATACATGGATGCCATAGCTCAAGGATGGATAATGGCAAAACAGGCTAAACCTCTGTTTGGCATTGAATGGAATCTTTTATGGGAAAGTCCATTGGATGATGTGCGTGCTTCCTTAAACATCATTCTCCCAGATATACTGTAAACGGATGAAATCATGACTTACGTCATACTGAGCGGAACGTAGTGCAGTGTTCGCGGAGCGTCTCGTAGAGAAGTATCTCGGAGATTCTTCACTTCGTTCAGAATGACACTTTTTACCCGTTTTTAGTATAGCTAAAAACTGAGTTTTGCCAGCTTTATCTCCCTAATTTATTAGGAATGCCTTCACAACCACCGGGAATAGTCTCTCTGGATTTTTCACCACACCAAGCGCAGCAGTAGTGACGGGTTGATTCAGACATTCTTTGTGCGTCGGTAAAATCGGCATTTTCGACGACTGCGCCTGTGTGTTCTCCAGTTTCGTACTCAGGTGGGTGGGTGCGACTGCGGGGTGAGGCTTTTTCCAATAAACCGTAAAATAAACGCACTCCGTTTAAATCAGCATTGCTGAGGTTGGCATCATATAAAATGGTACGGGATAGGTTGGCTTTGACTAAATCGCAACCGCTGAGATTAGCACGAACTAAATTAGCTTCACTCAAGTCAGTCCAACGTAAATCATTATCAGCAAGGTCTGCACCTGCTAACATTACTCCTAAGTCGATGACGCGGACACCTTCTAATCGGTCTTCGGCGTAGCCACCGATACCGTCGAGAATGGCTCTACCTAAACGACGATCGCGTTTTAATGGTGTGAGTAATTTAGAACGGGAGAGAAACCGGAGAATTTTGGCTTTACCACTACCATCTACACTACTAAAAATAGCGGCAGTCCGTCCTTCTGCGATCGCTCTTTCTTGTGGCCAATCTTCTAATAATCCTTCTTCGTCTAGCACCAAGTCGGAAACACCTTGGAAGTAAGAATCTATGGTTTGCTGTTGGGTGATGATGTTTTGCTGGGCTGTGAGCAAGTTTTGTTGAATTGTTAAGTCTTTAGAAATTACATATTGTCGCCAAGCTACATAAACGGCGATAATAGCTATCAAAATTTGCCCTAAAGCGCCAAACCAGTCAGCTAGAGTACCAGCAATATCCCAGTTTATCTTGTTTCCCAACATTAGCAAGCGATCGCCCACACCGCTAAATCGTAACAAGCCAAAAATGCCCGCTAACAAGCCCATAAAGGCTATAAAAATCGTTTTTTCTTGGGGAGAAAACCATTCCTGGATGACATCTTGCAACCAAGGTAAAAGCATCGCTAAGGATAACACTAAAGTTGCGGTGGTTCCCAAGATGCCCAGGAACGAGTTATTAATGGCGATACCAATAAAAGTGAGTGCGATCGCTAATAAGGTAAAAATTAATGCTCTCGGTTTAACTATAATCTTATGAATAGAACTTTCTTTAAAACCTGACGTAGCACGTTTAAGGGCATTTGTATTTTGAGAAGATTGTAAAGACGAAATTGCGGACAAAACTTGTTTTGCAGCCAACCCTTCTGCTGTTAGTCCATTTTCACCTGCACCACCGTCAAAGTCATCTGGTTGCAAGTCATAGTCAGGTTTCGGTTCTGTTTGAGGTGGATGAGAGGAGTTAGATTCAATCGTCATACATTTTATTTTCCCATACTTTTTCTAACCAAGATTAACAAATGCAGTTTGAGGAGTCAGGAGTTAGGAGTTAGGAGTTAGGAGTCAGGAGTTAGGAGTTAGGAGTTAGGAGTCAGGAGTTAGGAGTTAGGAGTTAGGAGTTAGGAGTTAGGAAAATAACCGCGAAGACGCGAAGGACGCGAAGAGAAGAAAAGAAAGAGAAGAAAGAAGATAAATCTTACACTGATAAGAGGGTAGCACCCTGAAATTATCTTAAATCTCAGAGTGCTAGGGGTATAAGTTTATTTTGAGAACACAAAACAAGAATTTTTTAAGCTAGTCCAACCAATTTTTCGCTTAGTTCCCAGAGACGCTTGGCTTTATCATCATCGCTGGCTTCGTTGGAAACTTCTTGTACAAAAGATTTGCGATCTTTTTTCTGTCTATTTCCCCAACTCCAATACATACCAGATTCATTGTATGCAGGATCAGCAACTACTTCTGCAACTCGTTTACCAGCATCCTCTTCTGACACATACCCTCCAGTAATGTACTTCTGGAATAGAGGGAAGAGTTTCTGGAATAATGGATAGTGGTCACGGAATAGGGCTGTTGTGGCTACACATCCAGGATAAAGAGAACTGAAGGTAATACCTGTGGATTCATGATAGCGTCGGTGCAGTTCCTTCATAGTCAGGACATTGCAAACTTTGCTATCTTTGTAAGCCTTGACGGGTTCAAATTTCTTACCATCAATCATGGTATGAGGTGCTTTAAATCCTGCTTCAAAGCCTTGTAAGTTGCCCAAATCTGGACGGGGGGGAATTTTTCCACCTAATTCTTTGGGATTGTGTGTTACCGTTCCCAAAATAACCAGTCTAGGATCTGAAGCTGATGATTTCTTCAAATCCTCTAACATCAAGTTACACAAAAGGAAATGGCCGAGGTGATTTGTAGCTACACTTAACTCGTATCCGTCTGGACTCCATAACGGCTCTTTAATCAAAGGCATATATATTGCTGCATTGCAGACCAAAGCATCTAATGGCTTACCAGTAGCGCGGAAATCTTGTACAAACTTCCGAACACTGTCTAAAGAGGCTAAGTCAAGATGAATTATTGTATAGCTGTCTTTTGGTATTCCCACTGTCTGGGCTGCTTGTTCTGTTTTTGAGAGATCCCGACAAGCCATTACTACGTGCCATTTACCAGTTTGAGCTAGAGCTTTTGCGGCTTGCAAACCGACACCTGAGGATGCGCCCGTAATTACGACGGTTGACTTCTGATGTTGTTCCATTCTGTTCAGACTGCGTTGACTGTAGTTGAGTTTTTATTTTTATATGTTCTCACAACATGATCACTAGCAGACATAGGAGATATTATGACTCATGCCCTGGTGTTGGCAATAGGTAACAGTGATGAAACAGACATCTAAGTAAATTAATTGATTAATTCTACCTAAACATGATATGATACATAGGCTTTAAACAAAACTTATCCGAATCTTCATTTTTTCCTCAATAAAACAAAAGATAATTAATAATACTTTGGTTGATTTCGATACGATTATTAAATATCAAAAAGTCTTAACATCATCTCATGAGTTGTGTAGGTGCAGCATGGTTGTTTGGCGATGCTTTATTGCCTGTGGGTTTATGAGTTTTTTGACAATTGGCTGTGGTGATTTGGCAATATCATCAGCAGAAAATACCAAGCAGGTTGTACAAGAAAGTAATGTTACTCAACTATTAACAGAAGTTAAGGATAGTCAAAAAGCTGATAAATTGTTACGTCAAGGCAATAGTTTTTTAGATAGCAATCGTTACAAAGAGGCACTATCATTCTATGATCAAGCGATCGCTATTAAAACCGATAGTCCAGAAACCTGGGTTAACCGGGGTAATGCATTGATAGCGTTGCATCGTTTTGAAGAAGCTTTGGCATCTTACGAAAAAGCGATCGCTATCCGACCAAATAAAAACGAAGCTTGGTATAATAAGGGAAACGCTCTAACTGCCTTAAACCGTTACCAGGAATCGGTTAAAGCCTACGACGAAGCGATCGCTATTCACGCAGACAAATACGAAGCTTGGATAAATCGAGGAATTGCGCTGACAAAATTACAACGCTACAAAGAAGCATTAGCATCTTACAATCAAGCAATTACCCTCAAACCCAATTTACATCAAGCATATTACAACAAAGCCTGTAATTATGCCTTACAAGACAACATTGAATTAACAATTGAGAACCTAGAAAAAG includes:
- a CDS encoding protochlorophyllide reductase; amino-acid sequence: MEQHQKSTVVITGASSGVGLQAAKALAQTGKWHVVMACRDLSKTEQAAQTVGIPKDSYTIIHLDLASLDSVRKFVQDFRATGKPLDALVCNAAIYMPLIKEPLWSPDGYELSVATNHLGHFLLCNLMLEDLKKSSASDPRLVILGTVTHNPKELGGKIPPRPDLGNLQGFEAGFKAPHTMIDGKKFEPVKAYKDSKVCNVLTMKELHRRYHESTGITFSSLYPGCVATTALFRDHYPLFQKLFPLFQKYITGGYVSEEDAGKRVAEVVADPAYNESGMYWSWGNRQKKDRKSFVQEVSNEASDDDKAKRLWELSEKLVGLA
- a CDS encoding pentapeptide repeat-containing protein; its protein translation is MTIESNSSHPPQTEPKPDYDLQPDDFDGGAGENGLTAEGLAAKQVLSAISSLQSSQNTNALKRATSGFKESSIHKIIVKPRALIFTLLAIALTFIGIAINNSFLGILGTTATLVLSLAMLLPWLQDVIQEWFSPQEKTIFIAFMGLLAGIFGLLRFSGVGDRLLMLGNKINWDIAGTLADWFGALGQILIAIIAVYVAWRQYVISKDLTIQQNLLTAQQNIITQQQTIDSYFQGVSDLVLDEEGLLEDWPQERAIAEGRTAAIFSSVDGSGKAKILRFLSRSKLLTPLKRDRRLGRAILDGIGGYAEDRLEGVRVIDLGVMLAGADLADNDLRWTDLSEANLVRANLSGCDLVKANLSRTILYDANLSNADLNGVRLFYGLLEKASPRSRTHPPEYETGEHTGAVVENADFTDAQRMSESTRHYCCAWCGEKSRETIPGGCEGIPNKLGR
- a CDS encoding tetratricopeptide repeat protein, encoding MVVWRCFIACGFMSFLTIGCGDLAISSAENTKQVVQESNVTQLLTEVKDSQKADKLLRQGNSFLDSNRYKEALSFYDQAIAIKTDSPETWVNRGNALIALHRFEEALASYEKAIAIRPNKNEAWYNKGNALTALNRYQESVKAYDEAIAIHADKYEAWINRGIALTKLQRYKEALASYNQAITLKPNLHQAYYNKACNYALQDNIELTIENLEKAIQLVPEKYKKLAKTDSDFDKVRDEKRFQVLLQ
- a CDS encoding protease inhibitor I42 family protein: MSNSEATVNDTNNNGQIILEKDSVLIVKLLATPGTGYSWQMIKNDPDKLKPLGDSVLEPLTDQAPGASENQVFRFSAQSSGSTVLELHYLRPWEKNIPPLKTYQINVQIR
- a CDS encoding Coq4 family protein, yielding MQSVDSSEQIWQDSVIEAVTNLVRAADGDFEYIGKLVNVVSDSSGLDKIIDFLSKTPQGKQAFQKRPRVGDVDLQKLYSLPANTFGYAYAQHMLENNLQPLQPGLVENDYQFFSAHITETHDIWHIVTGCNTNILDEIQLEAFYVSQLYATRFWLALLTKNLLKAVVYDIELSTKYMDAIAQGWIMAKQAKPLFGIEWNLLWESPLDDVRASLNIILPDIL
- a CDS encoding C1 family peptidase, producing the protein MKHLKLLQISTIALLSLGMLQNISFAQRTRPNNSQLKIPSSPSIELNSTQIKLNPFYLEREQKAPVTIKNQLVDLRRDIQVKNLTFQVGYTSALDYKLEQLAATKAPDDLPAQASTQNALAADILRVDLAERDKFERLNPNIIPELQLIKRRGCFASAKSFDWRNLNKVTPVRNQGGCGSCWAFATLGAYEGNNLIRNNTASDTSEQHIVNWGGAGSCGGGWWSNAFNFLINNGTATESTVPYTATNNTYNPGVSTPYRSIAWGYVKPNGGIPTVEEMKQAMCKYGPLAIAVRVTPAFQAYTGGVFNEQASGAINHGVTLIGWDDQKQAWLIKNSWGTGWGDNGYMWIAYNSNSVGYGAAWTQARSNFYKISPQLLEKITPLKVNPNLRIR